In a genomic window of Halorientalis sp. IM1011:
- a CDS encoding heavy-metal-associated domain-containing protein, giving the protein MSDTTQFRVLDFDCPTCASTVERALANVEGVQHVEVHYATGRVEIEYDDSVADPDAFAQTIESQGYTPQPA; this is encoded by the coding sequence ATGAGCGACACGACCCAGTTCCGCGTCCTCGACTTCGACTGCCCGACCTGTGCGAGCACCGTCGAACGCGCCCTCGCGAACGTCGAGGGCGTCCAGCACGTCGAAGTCCACTACGCGACCGGCCGCGTCGAGATCGAGTACGACGACAGCGTCGCCGACCCCGACGCCTTCGCACAGACCATCGAAAGCCAGGGGTACACGCCCCAGCCCGCCTAA